One Canis lupus baileyi chromosome 1, mCanLup2.hap1, whole genome shotgun sequence genomic window, taaaaacaaaaaaattttcaaaccTCCAAAccccagagttctttttttttttttttaaagattttatttatttattcatgagagacacacagagagaggcagagacacaggcagagggagaagcaggctccacgcagggagcttgatgcggaaCCCagtcccaggacttcaggatcacaccctaggctgagggcaggcactaaaccactgagccacccagagatcccccaaaCCCCAGAGTTCTAATTCAGACCCTGCTGCTCTGCTTGTGCTATAACCTGGGGCAAGAGATGGACTGCTCTGAGTCTGTCAGAGGACTGTCTCCTCTGCTAGAGCTGGTAGGAGGCACAGGGCCCAGTGCACAGAAGGTGCTCAAGGAATTAACTGCCATCGTCCTCATTATTACCAGTTAGTAGGGTGGATAGACAGATGCAGGACAGAGAAGTCCTTTAGGGCTTTGTTATCCAGTAAATATCTCTGCAGGGATGGAAATGCTCTAGAGTTGAACTGTCCGGTGTGGTATCCACCAGCCACGTGTGGCTATTGAGTACTTAGGCCAATGCAACTGAGGAAGAGAGTTTgaacttttatttgattttaattaattaccatttaaatggaaatagcCACAGTGGCTAGTGGCCACTATCAGGAGATTGTGGCCTTAGGGGGTTAAAGAGCAGAAACTGCCAACTACCTTGTATTCCAGAATCAGGGGACATCCTTGTAGGGAGTGTACTCCTATCCcaaatggtgggggggggggggggcggggatggggggaaACATTTAAGATTATGCCAGGACTTTTCTTAGATCAGCAGCCATCTGGTCGAGGTGTTGTAGGCATGTTGGGCTTCTGGTCAAGGAAGAAGGTGAGGCTGTTAGTCAagtttgggggcagggaggggcaggtggagggtCCTCTTCCCATGCCTGACTAGGATCTCGGACCCCCAGATCTGATTGCCTTCATCAAAGGAAGCCGACACTCACCACGCTACACCCTCTGGTTCTGTGTGGGGGAGCCATGGCCCCAAGACCAGCCGTGGACCAAGAAGCTGGTGATGCTCAAGGTGCAGCATTTCTGGGCTCCTGGAGCTAAGGGGTGGATCTTAACAAAGGGAAGAGAAACTACAATTCCTAGAAGCCCCTCTGGGAAACTACAACTTCCAAGAGTCTTTGCAACCACCAGTTCCTCATCCCCAGGAGCTTCTGGGTGTCCTTCTCATGGCCCCTCACCCCCAAAACCTGTTTTGAACTCTCAAAACCATGTGGAAGTCAGTGGAATACAAGTCCTAGCAGCCTTTTTAAGGAACTACAGCTCTTAAGGGGTCCTTCTGACCACAGCTGCTGAGTGGGATCCCTACATTCCAGGAACCCCTCCAGCATCTCAGCCCTAGTAAACTTACCAGGCCTCCCATGGTGGGAGTTACAGAGAAAACAATAATTCCCAGCAGCCCTAGGCCTAATGGTTATTCCTGGTTTATGGTGGGGGCTGCTGGAAGTTGTAGTCCACTCAACCCCACCTTatttctgccccccacctcctgtAGGTTGTTCCCACGTGCCTTAGGGCCCTGCTGGAAATGGCACGGTTAGAGGGCGCTTCCTCCCTGGAGAACACTGTGGACCTGCACATTTCCAACAGCTACCCACTCACTCTCACCTCGGACCAGTACAAGGCGTACCTCCAGGACCTGGTTGAGGACATGGATTTCTGGGTCACTGGGGAGGTCTGACCCCTCCTCACCGGTGCTGCCTTCTTGTGCCTTCACCCTGGCCAATAAACTGTTTCTTGCCACTGTTACCACTTGTGTGCCTGGTGTTAGGGGTTAGCTAGGTCCAGGCTAGCCCTGATGTGGGCTAGGCATTATTCCTTGGCAAGCAACTCACAACCCAGATGCTTACAGCATGAGGACCAGACACTGCAGGGAGCCGCTGATACCTGTCACCTCCTGACCTCCTTCCAGGGACCTGGTGAGGAGGGGACAgtcacctccattttacagaccaaGACACTGATGCTTAGAGAAGAGCAAAGGTTATAAAGCAAGACAGGAGACACAAGATGGGTTAGAATCCAGTCTGACTGCAGGGTTGCTACTTTCTGATCGGGGCCCCAGGGTAGAATCTAGAACCCCAGTTTTGGCTATGAACAGTTGAGGCCACTGATTGTTCAGTCCAGTAAGCTGGATCAGCCTGttggctggtgggggggggggggacttagGCCCCCTCCCAGCTCCTGCTGGGTGACCTCAGGCAGGTCCTCCGGTCCCAGCCAGCTGTGGGCTCCCCTCTGCATGGGGCTGGAACAGGCAGCTGTAAAGGAGTTCTGTGTCCCGGCCTCAAAGCCCATCCTCTCCTGCACCCCTGATGCTACCACCTCTCCTCACTATGTCTGGGTTCTGGGTAATGGGGATGGTGTGGAGGCCAGTGTGGCCCTGACTCACTGTGTGGCCCCTGTTAGTTTCCCTCTCTACTTCAGGAGAGTGGATAATATCACCTCAACCCCATAGGACTGGTAAAGAGAGTCCAACtcaatgaaagacaaaaatcctACTGCTGGGGCAAGTCCAGGCCTAGACAAGTAGCACTCAGTTGCCCTGAGCTTGGAAGACACAGAGCAGGGGGGGACCTGGGacccccaacctcccacccaccactTCCTGTCAATAGCAACGGCTTACCATGTACCAGGTATGGTTCTAAGTGCCTCACTTGCTTGTGTCTTCATCCCTCCAACACCTGCTACAACGATCAGGAGACCGAGGCCCAGCACGGCTAGTACActtgccccccaaccccccgcccccgtcaCAGCCTGCTATAACCACCCTCAGACTGGGCCAGACTTCCTACGTACCTCTTCCCAACCCTTTCCCAAACCACTCTGAAAAGAAAGGGCAAAAATCATGGGGCTTGGGGCTAACATTTCATGAAATCTTTAATGaaattgggggaggggcacaaaCAGAAGGGCGGGGCAATGGGGACAGGCCTGGGGGCAAGGggcacagggctgggcagggcagggggctctCCTCTTCCCTGCAGCAACCCTCCCTCCATCATCCCACTGATGgggggaaggaagtggggaggtGGAGCCATAAATACGTCCAGAATtccaaagaggtgaaggagggaaggggtggcTGAGGGTCTCAGAGGGGGGGCAAGGGCAGGCCGGGGCCACCCTTGTCAGGGGGCCCAGGCTCCTTGGGTGGCCGTGGGGGCCCTGGGGGATCCCCTGGCTTGCGGCCGTGCTTGCGAAAGTAGCGGTAGCGTTGGACGTAGGCCCGCACCAAGTTGCTCACCTTCACTGGGTTGATCTCCCCGCTTTTGCTGTGGCAGATCTAGGGAGTGAGGGGCAGCTGCGGTCACTGCCCATCCCCCAGGGTCCCCTCCACCGGGACTGCTGAGCATTGCTTGGCACAATGGGAGCCACCCCCCCAAGTTCAGGCCAACGCCCCTGCCTGTACCCCCGAGGCCAGCCGAATAGGCCCTCCTGTCACCCTCCTCACCTTCCAGGCGGACCCACCATTCCCGGCTCCCCGTCTGTGTACATCTGTCCGCGCACGTCCGTCTCCTTCtcatcctctccccacctctgtgATCTGTTCCCCTCTGGGCCCCACCTTGTGGACAGCCTTCCTCAGGATGTCCTTGTACTCCTCCTTGGTGATGTCCTTCTTCTGATAATACGGCTTGATGGCCAGCTTCACCTCCTCCACTGCCCGCTCCTGTGTGTGCAGCTTCTTCAGGTACTGGTCGAAGTGGTGATGGAGTGGGAAGAACGGATGGCAGAGGCCAGATGAGTTCCCGCAGGAACCCCTGGcctgcctgccccctgcctgccaGCTCAGCCTCCCCAACCATCCAGCTACTCCTGGAAGCAGAAGTCCGGCTTAGGGTCTGCCCTGTGCTCCTCCTGCTGCAGTCACCCCAGACTACAGGCTGGGCAGGGCCTCTGAGTGTTACTTGAGCATCCACCAGGCTGGACCCTGAGTGGTCCCTGGTGGCCGGGACCAGGATACTCGTGTCCACTGCCCGTACAAAATTTACATGAAgcgggatgcctggatgactcagcgcctgccttcggcccaaggcgtaaTCCTAGGGTCCccggactgagtcccgcatcaggctccctgcgtgaagcctgcttctctctctgcctaagtctctgcctctctctgtgtctctcatgaataaataaataaataaaatctttttatttacacagagagagaggggggcagaggaacaggcagagggagaagcaggctccatgcagggagccctgatgtgggactcgatccagggtccccaggatcacaccccaggctgcaggcggcgctaaaccgctgcgccaccagggctgccccaatgaataaaatcttaaaaaaaaaaaaaatttacacaaaGCGAAGACAGAGTGGGGCAGCATACCACCTCCTGGGCTGTTGGGACCATGACAAAAGGCACCGAACGAAGCCTGACCAAAAGGAGGCCCAGGAGCAGGAGCCAGACGTAGCTGAACGAAAAACTGTTTGAATCTGCCCGGCAAccactctgcctcctgccctggaATAGACGTTTGATCCATCCTTTTCTAAACCACCCTCCCTCTTGCACAAAAAGCCAGTAAGTCCACAGTCGTAGGGACGTCTGTCAGCACGTGGGTGTGTTTACATCTTATTTCTgtacctccttctccctctctgtgggcacgtaatttaaaaaaaaaaaaatatatatatatatatatatatatgcgccCAGTGCCCATCTCCCACTCATCTCTTGGGAGTGAAAGTTTAGTTCCTTACAGTTTAATGACTGTGGTTTTCTCTACATTCCCGCTTGCTGGCAGCAGTCTCCTACTCTCCTCGGGTCCCTGCATCTCAGCATCTGTTCCTGTTCTCTGTAAAGCTGCCACTGTCCACCCACTTCCCCCAAGCCCAGCTCACCTTGTCTGTGTCCCCGCGTCCCTCGGAGCTGCTGCTGCCTTCTCGCTTGTCAGATGCTGCAGCCAGcccagtgggggtgggaggggttgAGCCACAGCCTCCCAAGGGGAGGCTGCCAGGGAGCAGGTAGCTAGAGGGGCCAGGGGGCAAACCCAGAGAGGTGGGCACAGGAGCCGGTGTCACCCCCAGACTAGAGGGTGGCTTTCGGTGGCTGAGGATCTGTGGGAAGAAGTTGGAGATGATGTACAAAcggaggggcagggaagagggaataTGCACCCCCATTATTCCCACCCTGATTTCCCGACAGTCCCAGGGGCAGAGGCTTTCTTCTGGCCAATCCCTTCCTTGTCCCAAGGCCTGTTGGGATTTGCAGTTCTTCTCCTGGCTTAACCGGAGTCAGGGGATGAGGGAAGGGACCATGAGGACTCTTCCCCTAGGGAGCCCACCTGGTTGGTGGCCTGGATCAGCTCTTGCGCTTTTGCTCGGCTTGCCAGATTGGCTTCTTCCATCTTGAAGAGAAGTGCAGTCACTGCAAGGAGCAAAGTGTTGAGGACAAGGAGATCAAGAGTTAACACAAGAGGAGCCGGTGAAGGGTGCCTGGCCCCCCGTTGCCATCTCCCACCCTGGAAGATGCTGGAAAAGCTATAGGTCCCGAGCTCAGAGCTGGGAAAAGGGGGCTCCGGCCACCCCAGGAAACCACTCTGCACCCCCACATGTTCTCAGTACTTTAGATATGTGTGTGGTTAGGGGGAAACACAGCCAGGTCACTCGGAGTAAGGTAGTGGTGGAGGGGAGATTCTGACTCAAGCCCCCTGTGGCCCGTTGCTATCCCCCCAAGGGACACTGCTCCTTGCTCGCCCTGCTCTTTCTGGTCCTTCTGCTACACCTAGCCTCAACTGCCTCTAGGTGGCCCCCAGGACACGGCCTGCCCCTCCAGGTTGTACTGGGCTAGCCACCCCCCACACTCATTTGCCTGCTCCCTTCCAGCACACTGACATCTAGGAGCCTTCTGGACAGATCCCAATCAACCCTCACCCACCCAGGCCCCTCACAATCTGGGGGTCACTATGTACTTGCACCTACCCTTTCTGAGGCATCCCCACTGCCTCTCAGTCCGTCCCCACATGACCTCACCCTCGATCCTTtctgcctgccccaccccaccccatccctgggcacaCTCACAGGCCAGGACACCGCTGGTGGTGCAGTCCACACCAGCAGGCAGGTTCCAGGGCATGGGTGGGGGCAGCGTGGGCAGCTGGGAGACACGGGTGGCCGGTCCATCTTCTGCCCCTGAGTCGCCGGCTGTGGACCCCGCGCTAGGGGCAGTGCTTGGGGCCGCTGCAGCTGTGCTGGTGGCTGTGGTGGTGGCAGGCtgttgctcctcctcctcctcctcctcctcttcttcctcctcttcctcctcctcctcctctgccccccctcGGACCCCAGCCTCCTCGGTGGCCTCTTCGGGAAGGAAGGAGACCTCAGGTGTCTTGCAGCTGCTGTCCACCGTCTGTGAGTCCGGTGTGAGcgcagggggtggaggggctgcctttgggggtggggtgctgggggctTTGGCCGCCCGCTCCTCCCCGGACCAGGAAGTCTCCTCCACCCCCTTGGCCCCCGCTGCCTGGCTGCAACTATCAGCCTTGGACTTCTTTAGTGTCACTGGGCCCCCACTGCTCCCGCCGCTGCCCCCACTGCGGATCTTTTTCCTTGTCTTGGACGGCTTGGTCTTTCCCTTGGTCCCCTTGGCTTTCTTGGCCCCAGCCTTGGCCTTGACCTTGGTCTTTTTGGGCTTGGTGCTTCCCGGAGCTGCTTTGGCCACCTCGGCAGGGGCCCGCTCATCAGGCTTGAGGAAGGGGGAACGGCTCTCCCGGTCTCGGCTGAACTTGACTCCAATGGAGCCCAGGCCAGCAGACGCGGCCTCCTTGGCAGGCGTGGTGCTACTGACACCTTCTCGGATCAGCACTGCCACCTTGGATTGCAGCTTCACCTTCCGGGAGGAAGAGGAGCATGAGGACGACGAAGAGCCTGAGCCGCTGCTGACCGGTGGCTTTGGCGGGGGCCCCGAGGAGGGCGCTGACTCCTTGGGAGGCCGAGCCTTCTTGGATGACCTGTCCCTGTCCCTATCTCTGTCCCTGTCTCGGTCCCGATCCCCCCCATCCAGCGCCTTCCGCCGAGATCCCTTCTCccgggaggaagaggaggaggaggcagccccAGAGCGGCGCCTGTCCTTCTCACTGCTCTTGCCACCCCGCTCCTCGGTGCTCAGGCCTTCTGAGTCGTATAGGACCTCGCGCTTGGGCGACGAGGCCGGGGCCGGTGAGGGGCCTCTGGGGTCGGACTTGTCAGGCCGGCCCACGGTGATGGTCCGCTTGATGGCGAAGAGATCGTGGTCCGTGAGGTCCTGGATGGAAGGTGGCACGGCCCCCCGGCGGCGGCTGTCGCGCTCTGCGCCCAGGGAGCCGGAGCCAGAGCCAGAAGGAGGCTGGGTGGGCGCTGGGCCCTTCTCGCTGTCCCCAGACCGCTTCTCACCCCGGGACCGCGAccgcttctttttcttcttgccgccgccaccgccgccgtcTCGGTGCTTGCCGCGGTGCCGCTCGCGCCTCGAGGACGACGATGAGGAGgtggccgggggtggggaggctgagcGCCGCCGCCGTCGCCGCTTCTCCCGGGACCGAGACCGGCGGCTGCCCCCGCGGCGGCGGTCAGTGCTGCGCGAGCGGCGGCGGGCTGAGCGGGACCGCGAACGGCGGCGGGCGGACGACGAGGCATGCGAGCCTGGCTTGCGGTCCCGGGAGCGGTGCTTCTTGGAGTCCCAAGGGGAGGCCGGGGCTGGCGGGGCGGGCGGTGCACCCGAAGACGATGAGGCAGCCTCCTTGGCCTCGCCACCACTCCGCTTGCGCTCCCGCCTCGACTTCTTGCGGGTGGGGGGgcccgcgggggcggcggcggcggtggtggCAGCAGCGGTGGAGGCGGCAGCCGGGGAGGGTGAGCGCTGGCGGTAGCGCTCCCTCCGCTGGGTCAGGATTTTGCGGCGCAGGTCCAGGCCGCCCCAGCGCGTGTCGGCGGCCGGGGGAGCAGGGGCCGGTTCCCCTAGGTCCACTTGCAGGGCACCCTCACCATCCGACTCAGCGTGCAGAGACAAGAAGTCGTCCCCCTCAGGGGCCCGGGGGgcaggcggcgggggcgggggctgggccgCGGGGGGCGCTGAGGCTGCAGGAGGGGGTCGAGCTGCCCGGCCACTGGCCCGAAAGAGGGACACCGCCACCCTGGGCTCCTCCTCCGGCTGGACGATCTCGCCCTCCTCGATCTCTGAGTCGCCTGGTGGCGGCAGGGTTGGCGGGATAGCGGCTCCACCAGCTGTCACCACCTCCACCGATACCTTGCCTTCCCGGCAGGCTTCGGCCTCGGTCCCCACCACGAAGACACGCCGTCGGGTGGCTCCGTCAACCCGGGTGGAGTCCACCTGCGGCGGCGTTCCAGGGGCTGGAGCTgactgtgggggctgggggtccgGGCGGGGACTCTCGTCACCTGGGAAGTCCTGGCTCAGGCTGTTGTCATCGTAGATGCCTGCCAGGGTCTCCGAGATGCGGCTGATGCTCTGAGACaaaccttcctcctcctcttcttcctcttcttcctcctcctcctcctcttcctcctcttcttcctcttcctcaggcGAGGGGGTCCCCGCTGATGAGCTGGGGTTGGAGCCAGTGGGCTCGAAGGGGTCGTACTTTTGCTCTGGAGCAGGTGGTGGGGAGTAGGCCTCGTCGGTGGGGTGGAAGGGGTCATAGATGTCGAatcggggggcaggtggggccgggggtgctgggggtggtggaggtgggggaggggaaggggaggaagaagatggggaaggggagggcgaggaggaggcagaggaaggggcagggggtggggccgGGCCTCCGTCTCCAGTGCCCAAGGTAAGGAGGTGGCGGGCACAGGAAGGTCGAGAAGAGTGGGGCTGTGGAGAAACTGCAAAGAACAGCGGAGACGGAGAGCAAGTCAGGTGCACACCCTCCTCCTGGGGTCTGCAAGAGGGGGGCCACAAGCAGGACGGCCCCCCAGCCACTGcccccctccagcagccctcgtTGCGCCAGCAGGTACTGCTCCCAGCACTGTACAGGGCTCATAACACAGCATACTCCTCAAAACCCCCACTGTAGGTACTGTGTCCTAACCGGAGGACGTGGAGGTTCAGAGAGCTGCAGTATCTTCCCAAAGGACACATGGCCGGGAGAAGCTGGAGTACAGACTCAGTCACCCCCATAACTCAGTTGCCCCCATAACCTGAAATAGCCCCTGGTCTGCAGCCCAAGAAGCCCCTGACTGGGGTTACCGCAGAAGACACTGGCCATGGTGGGGgcggctgggatttgaacctaagGCCACCTGGAGGCCAAGCTCCAGCCTGGTGCTCTAGCTGCCTCTTGTGGAAATTTATCCTGTTTTCTGAGGGAATAGTGTGCGGCTGTGAAGGCGAAAGCTCCCCCCGGAGAGCCAGAAAGTGGCAGAGTTGGGAAGCCCTGAACACCTGAGCCCTCACTCACGAACTTCACTCTGTAACAAGCCCCATCCAAAGGGCTACCTCTCTCAGGCCTCAGAGACACCCCTGACAGGTGACAGGAACAAGCAGCGTTCACCTCTTCCTATCAGCCAGTAATTGTGCTTTCCTGTGCTCCCTCCTCTGCTTTCTGAAGACATGTCTCAGGGCCATAAATCCCACACATGGAGACAACAGACCAGGGCTGCACCTCTGGACACACACACTGGGATGCAGAGATGCCCCTCTCAACCACATACCATAGGGACCCTGCGACAGCTAAGACATCAGGATGGCCAGGTGGACAATGTCAGGAAGGCAAGGGCTTAAGAGGGCTGTCCCAGAGCCACCTCTCAATCCCATCCCCTCAACTGTGACATGACCAAGGACAAGTAACTCAACCTCTCTgcctgccttggtttcctcatctctacAATGGAGGTCCACTCACTCATTCAGTACATTTTTACTAATCACCTATCTTGTGCAAAGAGCTATTTGGAGTACTACAAACAGAACAGTGAACACAAGAGACAAAgaccctgccttcaaggagctcacatTGAGCAGGGAGAGAAATCTCAATGAGCCACACAGAAAGTGCACCAGCCGCTGAGGGCTGTGGAATAAGAtaaagcaggggcagggggtgcctgggtggctcaactggttaagcgactgacttgatttcagctcaggtcatgatctcagggctgtgagatcgagccccctgcccttccccacccctttaaaataagtaaggaaagaaagaaagaaagaaagaaagaaagaaagaaagaaagaaagaaaagaaaagaaagaaagaaagagataagagAGAGGAAACGAACAAAAAAGGATGGTGATGATAGCATTCACACCTCATAAGAACAAGGCGACCAGATAAGCAGCTATGTGGAATGAACGGTGCTGTGCCCGGCACAAGGACTCAGTGATCATGAGCTCTTACTATCCTGCTTCTGAATTATTACTACCACCAGAGGTACAAAACAGTCCTCAGGCTGGAGTGGTCTGGAACTGTAAGACTTGTTgcctctttatttaatttttatatgacataaaattacagatgagttttgttttttttccgtAAGTCTTTAAGAATTTCCAAATGGAGGAAGAAACTGCCTGCAATAAGAGAATAACCCAAGCAacccgcccctccccaccctgcaaaACAGCTCTTAGGTTCCAGATACATCTATATCACTTTAAGGCCTGGAGCCAAATCCCCCAGGCCATCTGTctttgtcaataaagttttattaggaCACTGCCATGTCCATGTGTTTACTTATCCTCTATGGCttctaatttgaaaagaaatgaagatatttttgtgGGCCCCCTAGCGTGTGGTGGCCCTAGGTACAGTGTTCCCTGAGCCAAATGGACAAATCAATCCACAGCTATAAAGAAAGGGCAAGGGAAACATAAACTGGCACAGCATGGGTGAGCCACTGTCCGCTGCAGAAGAGGACTCCCGGCTGCCCTATTCCTGTACCTGAGCTGACTgagccttcctctcctcctcacccatcCCAACTGTGGATGTACATGCAAAAAAGGAAGTATAAACCTTGGGTTCCCACCAGGTCCTGGGGACCAGCAGCAGTGGCATCAAAGAagagctggttagaaatgcaaattcccaggccccagcccagacCCACTGCAGGAGAAACCCTAGGAGTAGGTGCAGCAACCTGTGTATTAGCCTGTCCTGGTGATTCTCATACCTACCCAGGTTTTGAGCAGCACTGCTCTACACTGCTCACCAGCCTCACACTGCATGTGGGACTGGGGAGCAGACTTTCCTTTTGTCCTCACAGAAGTCAAAAACCTGGGCTTTCTCTCCAACAGACCTGGGCTCGGGGTTCAGAACCCAGGACCACTGCTAAGCAACTGGCTGTGCCACCTTCAACAAATGATTTTCAGACTTTACTCCTCTGGAAGACAGAGATGCTAAGAGTCCCCAGGTCTCAGGGAAATGAATTTCTAGTGCAGTTACACTGCCACGGAGAGCCCTAGACACCGAGTGCTTCACACGCACTAACTACTCCTATGTGCTGGTGATCACATCAGTGTTTGCTCTACGTAAGTCTGCATGTATGCACAGCCTTTATTTTGGTCTAACAGGCAAAGACCTAAAGATTTTGTCTAAGTGACATGACGGCTAGCTACTATTACTACCAACAACAGCCGACTCCCGCACAACTCTGAGGCCACCTGCTCAGCTCTACCCTGGCCCCACATACCCGTTTTGCCTATCCTCCAGGCCCTGAGACGGGGCAGCAGGCTAGGAACGGGCAGAGGGATCGGATCCCTGTCCCCGATTCGGACCTCGGCCACCAGCTCCAGCATGTCCTCGCTTCTGCAGGGCAGAAGAAAGGGGGTGAGTGAACCTGGGGGAAGCTTCTGGCTCCCATGCCAAAGG contains:
- the SCAF1 gene encoding splicing factor, arginine/serine-rich 19 isoform X1, translated to MEEEDESRGKTEESGEDRSDGPPDRDPTLSPSAFILRAIQQAVGSSLQGDLPNDKDGSRCHGLRWRRCRSPRSEPRSQESGGTDTATVLDMAADSFLAGLVSVLDPPDTWVPSHLDLRPGESEDMLELVAEVRIGDRDPIPLPVPSLLPRLRAWRIGKTVSPQPHSSRPSCARHLLTLGTGDGGPAPPPAPSSASSSPSPSPSSSSPSPPPPPPPPAPPAPPAPRFDIYDPFHPTDEAYSPPPAPEQKYDPFEPTGSNPSSSAGTPSPEEEEEEEEEEEEEEEEEEEEEEGLSQSISRISETLAGIYDDNSLSQDFPGDESPRPDPQPPQSAPAPGTPPQVDSTRVDGATRRRVFVVGTEAEACREGKVSVEVVTAGGAAIPPTLPPPGDSEIEEGEIVQPEEEPRVAVSLFRASGRAARPPPAASAPPAAQPPPPPPAPRAPEGDDFLSLHAESDGEGALQVDLGEPAPAPPAADTRWGGLDLRRKILTQRRERYRQRSPSPAAASTAAATTAAAAPAGPPTRKKSRRERKRSGGEAKEAASSSSGAPPAPPAPASPWDSKKHRSRDRKPGSHASSSARRRSRSRSARRRSRSTDRRRGGSRRSRSREKRRRRRRSASPPPATSSSSSSRRERHRGKHRDGGGGGGKKKKKRSRSRGEKRSGDSEKGPAPTQPPSGSGSGSLGAERDSRRRGAVPPSIQDLTDHDLFAIKRTITVGRPDKSDPRGPSPAPASSPKREVLYDSEGLSTEERGGKSSEKDRRRSGAASSSSSSREKGSRRKALDGGDRDRDRDRDRDRDRSSKKARPPKESAPSSGPPPKPPVSSGSGSSSSSCSSSSRKVKLQSKVAVLIREGVSSTTPAKEAASAGLGSIGVKFSRDRESRSPFLKPDERAPAEVAKAAPGSTKPKKTKVKAKAGAKKAKGTKGKTKPSKTRKKIRSGGSGGSSGGPVTLKKSKADSCSQAAGAKGVEETSWSGEERAAKAPSTPPPKAAPPPPALTPDSQTVDSSCKTPEVSFLPEEATEEAGVRGGAEEEEEEEEEEEEEEEEEEQQPATTTATSTAAAAPSTAPSAGSTAGDSGAEDGPATRVSQLPTLPPPMPWNLPAGVDCTTSGVLALTALLFKMEEANLASRAKAQELIQATNQILSHRKPPSSLGVTPAPVPTSLGLPPGPSSYLLPGSLPLGGCGSTPPTPTGLAAASDKREGSSSSEGRGDTDKYLKKLHTQERAVEEVKLAIKPYYQKKDITKEEYKDILRKAVHKICHSKSGEINPVKVSNLVRAYVQRYRYFRKHGRKPGDPPGPPRPPKEPGPPDKGGPGLPLPPL
- the SCAF1 gene encoding splicing factor, arginine/serine-rich 19 isoform X2, with translation MAADSFLAGLVSVLDPPDTWVPSHLDLRPGESEDMLELVAEVRIGDRDPIPLPVPSLLPRLRAWRIGKTVSPQPHSSRPSCARHLLTLGTGDGGPAPPPAPSSASSSPSPSPSSSSPSPPPPPPPPAPPAPPAPRFDIYDPFHPTDEAYSPPPAPEQKYDPFEPTGSNPSSSAGTPSPEEEEEEEEEEEEEEEEEEEEEEGLSQSISRISETLAGIYDDNSLSQDFPGDESPRPDPQPPQSAPAPGTPPQVDSTRVDGATRRRVFVVGTEAEACREGKVSVEVVTAGGAAIPPTLPPPGDSEIEEGEIVQPEEEPRVAVSLFRASGRAARPPPAASAPPAAQPPPPPPAPRAPEGDDFLSLHAESDGEGALQVDLGEPAPAPPAADTRWGGLDLRRKILTQRRERYRQRSPSPAAASTAAATTAAAAPAGPPTRKKSRRERKRSGGEAKEAASSSSGAPPAPPAPASPWDSKKHRSRDRKPGSHASSSARRRSRSRSARRRSRSTDRRRGGSRRSRSREKRRRRRRSASPPPATSSSSSSRRERHRGKHRDGGGGGGKKKKKRSRSRGEKRSGDSEKGPAPTQPPSGSGSGSLGAERDSRRRGAVPPSIQDLTDHDLFAIKRTITVGRPDKSDPRGPSPAPASSPKREVLYDSEGLSTEERGGKSSEKDRRRSGAASSSSSSREKGSRRKALDGGDRDRDRDRDRDRDRSSKKARPPKESAPSSGPPPKPPVSSGSGSSSSSCSSSSRKVKLQSKVAVLIREGVSSTTPAKEAASAGLGSIGVKFSRDRESRSPFLKPDERAPAEVAKAAPGSTKPKKTKVKAKAGAKKAKGTKGKTKPSKTRKKIRSGGSGGSSGGPVTLKKSKADSCSQAAGAKGVEETSWSGEERAAKAPSTPPPKAAPPPPALTPDSQTVDSSCKTPEVSFLPEEATEEAGVRGGAEEEEEEEEEEEEEEEEEEQQPATTTATSTAAAAPSTAPSAGSTAGDSGAEDGPATRVSQLPTLPPPMPWNLPAGVDCTTSGVLALTALLFKMEEANLASRAKAQELIQATNQILSHRKPPSSLGVTPAPVPTSLGLPPGPSSYLLPGSLPLGGCGSTPPTPTGLAAASDKREGSSSSEGRGDTDKYLKKLHTQERAVEEVKLAIKPYYQKKDITKEEYKDILRKAVHKICHSKSGEINPVKVSNLVRAYVQRYRYFRKHGRKPGDPPGPPRPPKEPGPPDKGGPGLPLPPL